A stretch of DNA from Anopheles ziemanni chromosome 3, idAnoZiCoDA_A2_x.2, whole genome shotgun sequence:
ACACTTACAGCTGGGCTTCCAGCTGGGCAGGAGCGTCCTTGGGCGCTGATTTCCCTTTTTATGCTGATTGAATCATTACCGGATGGCTTTTTCGCGCCGGAATCGGAaagtttcataattttattagCCGTCTGCCAAAATCTCTGCATCTTTCCTAATTTCCCGGCATAGTTTCACAGCTGTCCGAACATTTTGGCTACTTATCGGCGAAATTAACGTCTATTTGTTGCTCGATTTGGCAGAAGGACGATTCCATGGCTTAAGAACCCTACGTCATTCAGGTGCCACTAATGCCTTTCGAGAAGGTCAGAATtatgttttccaaaaaaaatccGTCCGAAAAGGAACGGATGTCCACTGTATGACCTTTTtcaaaatgatattttcacCTTCCAGTTAAGACTAACGATATTTTTAGATTGAATTTTCGGTTTCAATGtcgattgatttgatttaactTAGCTAATAAATAAAGCTGCCCAATTTgtttgtcttcttcttcttggcgtaacgacctcttggtcatgcctgcccgttaagggcttacgagacttgtttccctgttgtacgtggatagtcagtcctctcgtacaggggagggtccggtctcggttgggattcgaacccacgccatcgaggtggtgagccccggcgctcatgggtcgattttctaaccggcgctaccgctcggctgtcgcgcaCCCCCAATTTATTTGTATATATGtcaatgtttacttttttgttcagGTTTAGTAGTCATAAATTAACTTAAGTTTCTTATCAATAATTACACTTATCTACGGctcaacattgaaaatttacatttctaATAAACATTAACCTGAACTCAAACTACAAGTAGGCAAAGGTTAAACTATTCAATTACGATTGTGAAAAAAGACAATCTTTAAagattttgtttacaatttcTAATCCTAGTCGTTTATTTTAAGTAGTTTTTTCTACCTTtccttatttttaatatttgttttagttcATAAAGTTTAGTGTCATCTTCTTTGTTGCAAACGCATGCACGATGGCAAATGTTTTCCAGCCCATGCGTGCTTTCTTTACCGGTTCCCTGCACTCTTACCAAACAAAGTATCTTCATCTATGATTCTTTTTCAGGAGAAACCCACCGTCGAAGCATTCGCACTGCCAATAAACGCCAATTGGCGAATAAATCCACCGACTTGATCGATCGCCCGATCGCCCTCGGGTGACGTGTCCTCTGGGCGACCTCCGGAAACGCCGGGAGCCGGCTAGGTCGATTTGCATCGATTAAACAAGGAAAGGTGTCGACGCGAGCACCGATACGTGTCTGCCACGCACGATCCGAACCCAccgggattttattttcccagccCACGGTGAAAAGCGCAGGAATCAAACCGAACGGCACTGTGCGTAGGGAGTTTTCAACGTCTGGTCGCGATGGATGGCGTTTGATACGTTTTTCGTGGACCCGGTCGAACATACAGCGTGTagtccccacacacacacacacagacagtcAACATCGTGGGAGACAAATAGGGCTTCATTAACGATAGGCCAGGATCCCGCAGCTCACCGGCGAGGTAATGCAGAAtggcatttttctttcccgtcgGCAACGGTGTCCTTCTTGAAATGCACGATGGATTCGAATCCAAGTCTAATTTACCGTGACTGGCTCGGCCGGCGGTGACGGCGACTGCGTCCAAAAACTGAAGGTCCTTCGAGAGCCTGTACCACCCTGGACTGTTGGCACCTGCCGTGTACGGTTCACCAGTTCCACGAAAAGCCAGCATTGATCGTCGTGGGAAATCGCGAAAAGGGCGCCGTTTGTCGTTCGTTCTTTCATTCCCGCTGATTGTTGCTGCTTCGACAAGACTCTATTTGTCTGAGCCGCGCCGAGTAAATGGGCCAAATTGGAGGATTTTCCCGGAGCTGGCGGCTGGCGCGACCATCACGCGATGTCGTGATTTATTGCCACCGTTGGGTGGTTGgacgaacacaaaaaaaaacaagctggAATCAAATTCGTTCCCACCGCTCACAGCGCTCCCGTTTCAGCGAACCGTCGGAAACCGTGGCgctctttacctttccaagGTCCCGGATCGTGCTGGACTGAGCTGGCCAAACTAGCTAAAGCTGCGTCCTTCAACCAACGCCCGGACCCTACGCTCAACCTGGTCAGATTATCATTTATCAAATGACATTTCCATCCCTCTCTTTTAATGGACCGACGGGGCTCGGATAGCGGACTGGTCGTTGGTCTAAATTgaccgaaaggaaaaattaagtTTACCTTTGCCAACCGGTCTAGCGCGGtcctcgtggtggtggtgaggatGGTGTAGGTTGGCGGATGTGGGCACTTTTGCAACACGAAGGGAGAAATAATTTGTCAAATAACGATGGCAACGACGGTGACCACGACTTCTGTTTCTATTCCCTAGTGGCACCATTaatactactactattactagcgcctcccccccccccccccccctgttCACCCACGATGAAGGCTCCATGAGGGGGACGGTTATATGATTTCCACAACCTAGACAGGAGGATATGTGAAAAGTTGTCTAGAAATTCTAAAGCAATGGGATTTACTGGAGAACGATGAAAAGTTCCACTTGTCGACTTCGACCAGTGCAGTGACAATTTATTTCACAGGAAAGGGTATtaacttttatattttcccatgaaataaaacaaatccaaacCGTATGTATCTTTTCAGCGGAAATGATTTCGTGGAAGCTTCATCAGCTGTTCCCACACAAGTCCTACGCTATTCGTATCGATGGTCGGAGCATTTATTTTCTctgtgaataaaacaaacatgttttacGGACAGATTTGTTTGTCCGCTGATGCAACGTAAATCGAAATCCATTCAGAGCGATAAGAAATGTCAATTATCAGATAAAACGTGCCACTTAAATGATCGACTGCTCTTTGGCCAGTGCATGTCTACCACCCCTGAGCAgtacaacataaaataaactgaTCCTTCATAGCCATAATTCGCAAAAAGACTACCAAAACGAATATATGCCAAGATAGACACAGTATAATTCCAATGAAGCAGATTTTTACAGTTTTACTACATAGTGAACAttcgaaaataattaaataataagAAAGGATATTCAACGGAAACTGTCTTGACACTTTGTTTTAGTGTTCATCTTCGAATTAACTTTTATAGTGCGAAACTTCATTATAAAAACCTTTCAAATTTTGTGGAAGTAATACTGTAGATATATTTCAACGTATTTACTACAAACTAAAAACTCAACTATAAGAATTTTTCATGTTATTTGAGCTAACCATATTCCGATCTTACTGTATCTATTAAAAACACCGgaagaaaataacaatatgCAAAATAATAAGCGATAGTCGAAAGGTTTAGCTACAAACAACCTACAAACGGTGGTTAGATTTCAACACAAGTTTTCCTACCATTCACACACATTGCCATATCAGCTACCTTAAACATCAACTCCCTCCCCGCTGTCCAGATCCGTCCCGTTCTGCCAACGTGTGACTCCATTATCCggatgattcattcaaaatgTAGTTTAAACGTCATCTTGTCAATTCATTATTCATGCCAATACCGTGCAGAAATATTCGCATTCATATGCATGTAACGGATGGCGGCAATCCCGGATGCGGGCTCGGTTCCCTACTTTCCCCGAGGACCTTCGAGCTGTGTGCTGGTCGGAAAGCGAAAAGCGAGTTTGGCTGGTTTGAACTGGAAGCTTGGTGGAAGCTGACGACGACTTCTCCGACATCACCAACGCCGTTCGCCATTGTGTTTTCGTTGCAGTGCTCCGATAGAGCTTCGACAGCGCGGTCGATAACGGTGTGGTTCCGATGGCAAATTGGCGAACATGCCTGATCCCTGTCTGACGAGGGCTGTCATAAGCCTTTCCCATCCTCAGGCGTTGCGGATGTAACGGAGCTTGACGATGGCAAACGCCATCCACAGTGCCCTTCTATCCCATGCTCTTGTCCTACATTTGGAGGTTTTCTTTGCGTGAGCTAGAGTCGAAGATGAAACGTGAAACATCTATTTATCGATCCATTTTTCCCGGACAGACAGTGTCGGGGAGCAAATAGTCATCGATGCTATACCTTTTGAACGGTAGTCGGTTCAGACTTAATAAAAAGTACACAATACATTGGCCATTTGATCGAGCAAAGAAACATTTACTGACGGGATTTGAATGAACTAGTTGACAAGACCACACGTTCCCATTGTGTGTTTTACAACGTTAGGGGATTGGTGCCATCGTACGTATATGTAGAAACTGTCTGATTATCTTTGTTTTCAATCTAGCATATTTTATCAGTTTTCCAACTGCAACCCACATATAAAAATTGGGTAAAAGGGTAAATGTAATAGATATGTTTCCCGACAGCCTTTTCCAGATGGTTTATTATTCTAATTGATATGTTCTTGTGAATGTTCATTTGAAAGCTTAAAAATATCACCTGTAATATCACCGTCTCAAATGCAACGATCTGTTATCGGTCTGGGATCTTTTGGGTGTTGAGCAATTATTTTACAATATATTTTACCTGGCCCACTTGTGCTCCAAACCTAATTCCTGACGAAATAAGGTAAACGTTagattttttctctttgcaaTTTTTCGCAAGTCGGTCGGTTTAAGAGTTATTAAGTTAATTCGACATTATAAGAGCCAGCATGATCaagaattatgaaaattttgTCAGGAAGAGGAAGGCAAACATGGATCATTTCATCAAGAATCATTCAAAGCTATCGAAATTAAACCTTTTATACTGAACTTGCTAGAGAATCAGATTCTACAAAAACAActtgtaaaaaaatgcttgttcGACCTACCCAAAATAGCAGTAAAAGCCTTTCTCAGGTACGTACGTCACATTTGCAGcagaacataaaaaatatgtaatgaACAGAGGCCGACAGATAAAAACGGCTTTACTGAAGCTAAAATAAAGCGGCACGCGAAGGACTTCAACCCGACCCTTTACGGAAAATGGAACGCAGCGAAGCGCAACGAGACGCAAAGttcaaaacaacaactggCGCGGCAGAACAATAACAACATTTCCTTACGCACTTTCCGGACCCAACCGCATTTTCCCATGGCGAGCGAGGGAAGGGTgctgtggtggtggaaaatgtaatCCACTCGTGCCACTCGGTTAAAGAAAGCCAGCCCAGCCTATGTTGATGCCAGAAAATGAGCGATGGTATTTTCATTACTCCAAATGCCCCACACCGCTCGAGGCACgacaaacggaaaaacaaaacgcaaagTCTGGCCATGTGCTAATGAAGTACGAAATGGAAGTTTGGGCAAAAGTTGGAACAAAAAGTAGCAACCAAAGTAAGTGGCCAGCGTAAAGTACCTTTAACGGCgcgtttaaaaaaacaagaacacacacgcacaacacCGAAACAttacacaaaaaaggaaatctcTAAACAAAGTGGGCCGTGAAATAAGCCTCGACTAAAAGCCGCATAATCAGCGGGTTTTTATTATGTTGCTGTTCTCGGGATGGAATAATAGACGCACACAACATTTACACGCCCCGAATATCTTTATCTTCTCGGTGGTCGCTTAGTGGGAGAATGGCGGCGAGTGTTAACAAaaaaccatttgttttctctttttttcctgtGCGCTTTCAACCACGTGCTTATCCTTTCACTGGGGCCAAAGAAAATGCCGGAAGAACAATCTCCTCCATGCAGTTTGCTGGCtgttttgctttcattccAATTGGCCTCGTTGGCTTTCTTTGCATTcggcgatgatgacgacgatcaTGCTGGTGAGAGGGTTTTTGCTCTGCCTTTTGTCTGACGGAGTTTTTTGCTCCCACCCTGGCGTGTAGCGGCACTTGCGGCGTGAAAAACCCTCGGCAGCTGCGGTGGACgtcgaagaggaaaaacaaaccgtttgGTGTGGACGGGAACGCGCCGTGGAAAAACTGCCAGCGAAACGTGGCTCGTGGCACAAACCCAGAGTGACTCCGCAGCCACCTAGAGCAGGCCACTGCGCCTGGCGGTTACGATTAGAATTGCAAAGTGATTGTTTTCATTCGATTCCCGCTTCCGAAGCCATTGCACGCACCTGCGCCATCCCTCGTTTATGTCGCCTCCGTGGACAACAGTCCGCCGAGTCGATTGTAAGGATAACAAGCAGTAAGTACCGAAAGGATAACAGCACTAGACCAGGAGCAAAAATGcttcaaccattttttttttcgttccatccAAGTTCGTTTTTTCTTGTCCATCTGCGGTGCTCTTGGGAATAGCAATGGCATTTCTTTGGAAGCCGACTGGAAAATCAACCACTTTAAGAAGAAACAAGACCTTCTCCCCACTGGCGGCATGAACCGACGGGTGGTAGCTTTCCCGGGGATGTAAACACACAACCGccgtttattttccaattgGATGATAAACGACGCCAACTGTTGGCCACGGCGCATCCGGAATGGAGCCATTCGGGCGGCGACGGCttattgaaaacataattGACTCAATGGGGCTCTTCTTCATAAAGTTAGCACCCGCGTGGGAGGATAATCATCAGGTCTACTTTAGCTTCTTGTCGAGCTGATTTGAATTTCCAGTCTTTATTGCTGTTTGGTATGTTTAAATTATATTCTATTTATGGCTTACATTGTATTCAGTAACAGGTTGTTGCAAAGAAGGTTGACTGAAGGGAGGTTACTCCGACCTTTCCTTCATGATGTATTTTTATCATCTTCAAATGAATTTGAAATGATTGTAACATATTTCTCACAGACCATTCGATCATTCGGTCAAACAGACAAAAACTCACAAGAcagaagaataaaattagTGCTCCCAAATGTTGGTATACCattgacaaaaaatatttctttaacttaaaacttaaaactgACCTAAAAATATTGCATTTTGACCATGACATGAGCTTATTCGAAAAGGCTATACCTTTgtcttattttaaaatttcacaAATGTGTAAACGTCTTATCAGTGCGCTAGCTCGGTACGAAGAAAAATATCGAGTACTTGTAGACGGGTTGAGACAAATTTAAGATCTCATTGTTGatcggaaaaatatgaactttattttaatgttattgTCCTCTGTTCAAGTTGATTCTTTTATCTTGGATAGTTTTTCCATTAAATGTTACTCAAgtttaaaagttttaaaaattaaaaaatccaaCCCGATCTGTTTATGGTGGTTATCTAATTAAAAAACGTCGAATATAGCTAATAAGCGATCGAAACACCAACCGTTTGCAAAGCAGGAAGTGTGTTCTAAATgaaaaacgttttgaaaatgaGCCGTTGACCGCATTCGTTTATGGCCTCGTTTTTTTCTCAGATCTATAGGATAAAATAAGAACGATATGAAAAATTAGGTTTGAGTTCTACAAAAAACATTCTCGCTGAAGAAAAATCgagaaagaaaattataaaatcgtCAAATATACCAGAATTTTCTTGTTTGAATCAAAtaagtttcgtttcgtttataCTCTTGTGTAATCACAGGGCTATGACAACCCAGGTTTATGATAGTTAGAAACCagtttgaatgttttcaatCTAGTTTCAAACATTCTCATTGCGGGGATTTAAAATGAGATTTTGTTACCAAAACAAATACTAACTATTCATTCGAAAATTAAAGTGCTTAAATCAGATGAGCTTATGATTTTCGGGCTAAGCACGGACTACGATCGGAAAATATCCGTTCGAATCGAGTTGTCAAAGGTCACTCACGTTGAAAAGCGCGGGCAAATCTGGCTGTCAAGTTTCACTCACCTCCTCTCAAATGTGTTCATTTTACCTGCCATTTTGAATATGAACGAAATGAACTCTTTTCGCAAATCCGTTCGTACCCGTTTGTATGGGAAGAAATCCGCGAGGTTTTATGCCGCGGATTCTCAACGAATTCGTTCATTTGAaggttcttattcaaaaaaagAGTGTTAATTGCTTTTCCGAGGATCCTATTTGTAGTTtgttatgaatttattatcattttgtgtaattattgaaatgattaaCACCGACTTCGTTCGGAAAGAAACAATCATCCACTTCATGGAAACACTTGAGCGCCTTAGGTATAAACGAAGCTGGAGGCTTCAAAGGAACCTTTGAACATACGAGGTATAAACACAcagagttcatttttcaccgaccGTCGAACGGATATTTTCCGATCGTAGTCTGTGCTGAGcacgtttaattaatttagaaGTCAGGCTGTTGAATTTGCTACACATCAcaaattattatattataaTAGCAACCAAAGACTAGCTGTAATAAAATTACTGTAAAATAAGTTCGGGCATtacaattattattaattattaattCTTGTGCTTACGCTTAGGAATGGTTGGATCCACCTTTCGCTTTACAATACCCTTGGTTGTATCGTAACgaaatggtaaacaaattTGAGCGAAGATTGTCAAACTCGCTGTCCAACTTGAAGGATACGCAAGACACTGTGAAAACACCTCGCAAAGAAGACACTCGCAAAGAAAGTTCGGTGGTCCCTCGGTGGAGAAGGTCACCACGAACAAGCGGTTGGCTATTTTCACAAAAGTGACCCGCGACTGTGACACAATCGGCCCCGTCGGTGTGCAGGCTGGTTGGCAAAGTGAACCGTCTTCCCAGCACCGATCTGCGGCCTCCCACAGCACGTCCTTCTGCCTCCCCCGAATCGATGGGTTCATTTCCGCCGATGTAAGGAAAACTTGTTTGTGATACGAACTCTCTAGTCAAAGTTGGGCCCCCTTTATCGCCCTCTTGTGTTACTTCACCAAAGAACTCCGTCGCGCCTGTTACGGCAGGAATAACAAATTTCCCACCGTGTGTTTGCTCCATTACGCACGCCACCTCCAGCTCCACTGCCTCCGTCACCGATGAAAAAGCAACGGCTGATAAGAGCCAGCggcggtgtgtttgtgtgcaaagGAAAGGGTAAGCGAGCGAACCGCTGAAGTGGCGTACAGGTGCGCAGCACACACAGGTTACAGGAAAAGGCACCCGGGTTGGCCGCTTATCACGAGCGGTGCAGCCCCAGAACGGGGCTATTGCTGTCTATAATCGAGTCGATTGTTCGACGTTCGAGGGCGCAAGTGAACGTTACAACAAAGTTCTTCCACATATCCCCTTCCAGCGTGTGAAGTAAGCTGGCGACAGTGTGTTTCGCTACCGTTCGAAGCCATTACGATGCACAGCTAGTGCAAAGTGCCGCATTCGAAAGTGTGTCCCAGGCCAtagtaaaacaacaacagcgaaTTGATACACTTTGGGTGTACTGCGCGTAATCTAGTCGTTACCGAAAGAGGTAGAAAAACGTTAGTACCATGTTTGCCTCACTGAAGAATAAGATCCGCGAAGAGACTGGCAACGATGTGGCCCCACTGTCCGTCTCGCGAACCCGTCGTAGCCGACCCGAATCCCTTACCAGCGCCAGCTCGATCGATGAGATGAGCGTGCTCGAGCAGAAGGATGCCGAATTGAACGCTACCCGGTTGGAGCTGCAAGAGCTTACCGGCCACTTGAACAGCTTCCGCGAGGCGGCACACAAACTAGAGCAGGAGCGGGCCAACCTGGAGCAGGCCAACAAGACGCTCGAGACAAAACTCGGTGCCTGCCAGGTGCAGCAGGAGTTGCAGCGCGAGGAGCAGGACAAGATACAGAACTTCCAGCAGCAGGAAATATCAAAGCTGAAGAGTATGCTGCTGTTCCGCGAGCAGGAAGCCGTCGACCGGATAGCGCACCAGAAGAACGCCGAGCAGCAGGTCGAGAGCCTCCGGCAGGAGCTGGCACGCCTCCGGGGGCTCGAGCCGATGCTGGAGAACGCACAGGACGAACTGGAGAACCTGCGCCACTCGTCGCAGTGCGAACGGAACAACCTCATGTCGACGCTGGCCGCCGTCGAGGAGACGAACCGGCACCTGAAGAGCCGTATCCAGGTGCTGGAGGATACACGTGTTTCGCTCACGTCGGCCAGCGGCACCGGTGGCAGCACGGACGATAAGATCCAGTGCCTGCTGAAAGAGCGCTTAATGCTCGAAGAGCGGCTACACGAGGCCCACCTGCACCTGTCGGACATCAAGAGTAAATGGAGCGGCCAGAATATGACGCTGGAAACGCAGGTAAATCGGTTATCCCGCCAGGTCGCCGAAGAGACGACCGAAAAGCATAAGGCGCTCAAGCTAAAGGACGAACTGATCGAGAAGTTGAAGCAGCTGGAGTTTGAGCTTGAGAAGCTGCGCTCTGAAGTAACGCAACGTGACAATAAGGTATGCATAAGGTTTAACTCCACCACTTCTGTTGATTTTAGATCGAAAGTTTTTTTAACCCATGTTCGCTTCCTTCTTCA
This window harbors:
- the LOC131289626 gene encoding golgin subfamily A member 1 produces the protein MFASLKNKIREETGNDVAPLSVSRTRRSRPESLTSASSIDEMSVLEQKDAELNATRLELQELTGHLNSFREAAHKLEQERANLEQANKTLETKLGACQVQQELQREEQDKIQNFQQQEISKLKSMLLFREQEAVDRIAHQKNAEQQVESLRQELARLRGLEPMLENAQDELENLRHSSQCERNNLMSTLAAVEETNRHLKSRIQVLEDTRVSLTSASGTGGSTDDKIQCLLKERLMLEERLHEAHLHLSDIKSKWSGQNMTLETQVNRLSRQVAEETTEKHKALKLKDELIEKLKQLEFELEKLRSEVTQRDNKIKLMNEEIDELHSALREAREQHEEEVTFMTGKVEQLQAETSHLRTNLTETEQRLLECLESADRSSGAYQGQLVELENSVRELNHQLAGEKQEKLAVLMKNAEMSQQEEILRQELRHEKDESIELHDRAMMLQRELDKRLNTVNELRKQVDELMTTNLELNAELVDKNKIIKILNQRLVDMKKTLQEELKGQNSSNSNHHQHGHSGPGSLPADRSSLERSKSFDSKSIVKENGSLKPNGTSDGPPVVMDEVNFRYLKHVIIKFLTSREVEARHLIKAVSTLLQLSYEEEKLLHDTLNWKMSWFGSRPGQVTLPLS